The following coding sequences are from one Mytilus trossulus isolate FHL-02 chromosome 8, PNRI_Mtr1.1.1.hap1, whole genome shotgun sequence window:
- the LOC134728016 gene encoding uncharacterized protein LOC134728016, producing MASTRFCDPCSEADKSSTATKYCSDCEERLCTDCDESHCRFKAFKSHHVIDLTSIGSNKLMPAIKNCNVHSGMLLDYYCTDHEIVCCRACISDKHRVCQNVLPLELASKDVKKSALFNDVMEDMTHLITTLNALDNNRQSNLQSMEESKSTITKKIRAVKSKFLKQIDDLERELTTTLSSLQRKHEMEINKQKQEISQVLVNVIENKNEMDFLRDHGSKNQLFIFLRQQVTNIHSAEAKIQQIVSDSQEFNITFDEKKYGKLESFGSLSEYVQPCQVQYKPKKFQQAQIKAEPMKNILGFRKDTVLKFNTDAVKSILSVSVTDNNKLLITNTASSDTKLYVYRDCKDYETEIAFSSEPHGVVVIPGTDRAVITLPNENSIQFINTTKMTKDNTVNAGFTCYGITAGRDRIYVGGTGGTIKTLDPNGTVLKTIQQGSNNIFFIAYDDIHDHLIVRCHDKLLCIKVDGTQVYSKDVSGLAGVTRDRRGNIYYGCYYANNIQRISSDGENCEEMLNKDNGIYRPYGMCFNNDFTKLFVINNDGKSVRVYKCK from the coding sequence ATGGCATCAACTAGGTTCTGTGATCCTTGTTCCGAAGCTGACAAGTCTTCAACAGCAACAAAGTATTGCTCTGACTGTGAAGAAAGACTTTGCACAGACTGTGATGAATCACATTGCAGATTCAAAGCCTTCAAATCTCACCATGTTATCGACCTGACGTCCATCGGATCCAATAAACTGATGCCTGCGATAAAAAACTGCAATGTCCATTCAGGGATGCTTTTGGATTATTACTGCACAGATCATGAGATCGTATGCTGTAGAGCCTGCATATCTGATAAACACAGGGTTTGTCAGAACGTTCTCCCATTGGAACTTGCCTCGAAGGATGTAAAAAAGTCTGCACTGTTTAACGATGTTATGGAAGACATGACGCATCTTATTACAACATTGAACGCTTTAGACAATAACAGACAGTCAAACTTACAATCAATGGAGGAATCCAAATCAACAATAACTAAGAAGATCCGAGCAGTGAAAtccaaatttttgaaacaaattgaCGATTTGGAGCGTGAATTAACGACCACTTTGTCATCTCTCCAACGAAAACATGAAATGgaaatcaacaaacaaaagcaagaaatatcgCAAGTCTTGGTCAatgttatagaaaataaaaacgaGATGGATTTTTTGAGAGATCATGGATCTAAGAATCAGCTCTTTATATTCCTTCGCCAACAAGTAACAAATATTCATAGCGCCGAGGCCAAGATTCAGCAGATAGTATCCGATTCACAAGAATTCAATATAACCTTTGACGAAAAGAAATATGGTAAGCTTGAGTCTTTCGGGTCACTGTCAGAGTATGTCCAACCATGTCAAGTTCAATACAAACCAAAGAAATTTCAACAAGCCCAGATAAAGGCAGAACCAATGAAAAATATTCTAGGGTTTAGGAAGGATAcagtattaaaatttaatactgaTGCGGTAAAAAGTATTTTGAGTGTATCAGTGACAGATAATAATAAGCTCCTCATTACTAATACAGCATCATCCGATACCAAACTGTATGTTTACAGAGACTGTAAAGATTATGAGACAGAGATAGCTTTTTCCTCCGAACCTCATGGTGTTGTTGTGATACCTGGTACGGACAGAGCTGTTATTACCCTACCTAACGAGAATTCTATACAATTCATCAATACGACAAAGATGACAAAGGACAACACAGTTAACGCTGGATTTACATGTTATGGTATCACTGCTGGACGTGACAGAATTTACGTTGGTGGTACAGGTGGTACTATCAAAACATTAGACCCCAATGGGACAGTTCTAAAAACGATTCAACAAGGATCtaataatattttcttcataGCATACGATGATATTCATGATCATTTGATTGTTAGATGTCATGACAAACTCCTTTGTATCAAAGTAGATGGAACCCAAGTATACAGCAAGGACGTCTCAGGTTTAGCAGGAGTAACACGCGATAGGCGTGGTAACATTTACTACGGTTGTTACTATGCCAACAACATACAGAGAATATCATCAGATGGGGAAAACTGTGAAGAAATGCTGAACAAAGACAATGGCATTTACCGTCCGTATGGAATGTGTTTTAATAACGACTTCACGAAACTGTTTGTAATTAATAACGATGGTAAATCTGTTCGTGTATACAAATGCaagtaa